One window of Paenibacillus sp. FSL K6-3182 genomic DNA carries:
- a CDS encoding metallophosphoesterase, translated as MEMRTRVHTIFMLIGTTECGKTTFANEVLMPQLRFRDDSKGMNANVQYISSDSIRQELLGSDYDKYDQIMLEASDQAFRLLFEKLRLVTTFPINAEFVVVDTTGLSEDFRARVREVAKENNYNLEVVLFDYKKRDDYYSSERSKKLITSHINRLRKDVLGSLSREKYSKVHKVRAKDFYSPMDKVANPDYKIIIEDAAEYLDVFLPLDQKTIIVGDVHECVDELKALLVSHGFQLEGNVLVETGKVSGTKVLLVGDWIDKGSRTKEIIDFLYTNQDKFLFVLGNHENFVHKFMRGEIKGVEEELLHAYFDSTEVLRGDAELLQKFNHLVSLSKPLYRIVGKAGPSYYVTHAPCENKYIGKLDVNSIRHQRNFRLDRSAPIEAQLAFLKRDAAGNQPYHVFGHVSAKQAFRIRNKIHLDSGAVHGNLLTSVSLSMKPTFKSQKSSIASMEGELPALFKEERKVSLQELDDDEARRLQYCSRNKINFISGTMSPADKDEAAGELESLRKGLNYFVERGVKEVVLQPKYMGSRCNVYLHADIEQCFAVSRNGYKINKVDLTAVYERLLQRFGSYMKENDISMLLLDGELLPWEALGEGLIEKQFKPIEKGLETELAFLKANGFEEAFGKLAHDFKESGFEKDQFHLSKGAINEKYGLAVYQNFKHVHSILEKNRPIDEHIKAYETYKRQLELYAEAGELEYKPFSLLKIVYVDGSEQLPAWKTSEMYQFLTDDTFITLVLSDAESYELAEKYFYTLTVDNHMEGVVIKPEMSQPYTVPYMKVRNKEYMSIIYGYDYRFPHKYNKLIKQKNITQKLRTSFNEYRLGQHMLAIPFAEIAPENNGYQAAVANLLFEVAKEKEIDPRL; from the coding sequence ATGGAAATGAGAACGAGAGTCCATACGATTTTTATGCTGATTGGCACGACGGAATGCGGGAAAACAACCTTTGCAAACGAAGTGCTGATGCCGCAGCTGCGATTTAGGGATGACAGCAAGGGCATGAATGCGAACGTGCAATATATTTCATCCGATAGCATTAGACAAGAGCTTCTAGGCTCTGATTATGATAAATATGATCAAATCATGCTTGAAGCGAGCGATCAGGCTTTCCGCCTTTTGTTCGAGAAGCTGCGGCTGGTCACTACTTTCCCCATCAATGCGGAATTTGTTGTCGTGGATACAACAGGTTTGTCGGAGGATTTCCGGGCGAGAGTGAGGGAGGTTGCAAAGGAAAATAACTACAACCTTGAAGTCGTGCTGTTTGATTACAAGAAGCGGGATGATTATTATTCATCGGAGCGTTCAAAGAAACTGATAACGAGCCACATTAATCGTTTGCGCAAGGACGTGCTTGGTTCGCTCTCGAGGGAGAAATATAGCAAAGTTCATAAAGTGCGGGCTAAAGATTTTTATTCCCCTATGGATAAGGTTGCGAATCCGGATTATAAGATTATAATCGAGGATGCTGCTGAGTATTTGGATGTTTTTTTACCGCTGGACCAGAAGACGATAATCGTCGGTGACGTTCACGAATGTGTGGATGAGCTGAAGGCTTTGCTCGTTAGCCATGGGTTTCAACTAGAGGGCAATGTACTGGTTGAGACAGGAAAGGTCAGCGGTACAAAAGTATTGCTCGTTGGAGATTGGATCGATAAGGGAAGCCGCACTAAGGAAATCATTGATTTCCTATATACGAATCAGGATAAGTTTTTGTTTGTGCTTGGCAATCATGAAAACTTCGTCCATAAATTTATGCGTGGTGAAATCAAAGGTGTGGAAGAGGAGCTGCTGCATGCCTACTTCGATTCCACTGAGGTGCTGAGAGGCGATGCTGAGCTTCTTCAGAAGTTTAATCATCTCGTATCCTTGTCGAAGCCTCTCTACAGAATAGTAGGAAAAGCAGGACCATCCTATTATGTGACTCACGCGCCATGCGAGAACAAATATATTGGCAAGCTGGATGTGAATTCGATCCGTCATCAGCGCAATTTTAGACTCGACCGATCGGCGCCGATTGAAGCACAGCTTGCGTTTCTGAAGCGGGATGCAGCAGGAAACCAGCCGTATCATGTTTTTGGACATGTGTCTGCTAAACAAGCATTTCGGATCAGAAATAAAATCCATTTGGATTCAGGCGCAGTTCACGGCAATCTGCTAACCTCGGTTTCTCTGTCGATGAAGCCGACTTTCAAATCACAGAAATCGTCAATAGCCAGCATGGAAGGCGAGCTTCCTGCTCTCTTCAAAGAGGAACGCAAAGTATCGCTGCAGGAGCTGGATGATGATGAAGCCCGCAGATTGCAGTATTGCTCGCGCAATAAAATTAACTTTATCTCAGGAACCATGTCTCCCGCAGATAAGGATGAAGCGGCGGGTGAGCTGGAATCGCTGAGGAAGGGGCTGAACTATTTTGTGGAGCGCGGTGTGAAAGAGGTCGTGCTGCAGCCCAAATACATGGGATCACGCTGCAATGTTTATTTGCATGCAGATATCGAGCAATGTTTTGCAGTGAGCCGCAATGGGTACAAAATAAATAAGGTTGACCTGACCGCTGTTTATGAGCGACTGCTGCAAAGATTCGGAAGCTACATGAAGGAAAACGATATATCGATGCTCCTGCTGGATGGCGAGCTTTTGCCATGGGAGGCGCTGGGAGAAGGTCTCATCGAAAAGCAGTTTAAGCCTATTGAGAAGGGGCTTGAGACAGAGCTTGCTTTCCTGAAGGCGAATGGATTCGAGGAAGCGTTCGGAAAGCTTGCGCATGATTTCAAGGAAAGTGGTTTTGAAAAGGATCAGTTTCACCTTAGCAAAGGGGCTATTAATGAGAAATATGGCCTAGCCGTCTATCAAAATTTTAAGCATGTTCATTCTATTCTTGAGAAAAATAGGCCAATTGACGAGCATATCAAAGCATATGAAACGTATAAGAGGCAGCTGGAACTGTATGCCGAGGCAGGGGAGCTTGAATACAAGCCTTTTTCGCTGCTCAAAATCGTATACGTGGACGGAAGCGAGCAGCTGCCAGCGTGGAAAACCTCTGAGATGTATCAATTCCTCACTGACGATACATTCATCACGCTTGTGCTGTCTGATGCGGAGAGCTATGAGCTTGCAGAAAAATATTTTTACACGCTTACGGTAGACAATCATATGGAAGGTGTCGTGATTAAGCCCGAGATGTCTCAGCCGTACACGGTTCCCTATATGAAAGTGCGCAATAAGGAATACATGTCTATTATTTACGGTTATGATTATAGATTTCCGCACAAGTACAATAAGCTCATCAAGCAAAAAAATATTACGCAAAAGCTTCGTACATCATTTAACGAGTACCGGCTAGGACAGCATATGCTGGCGATTCCTTTTGCTGAAATTGCCCCGGAAAACAATGGATATCAAGCGGCTGTTGCGAATCTTTTGTTTGAGGTTGCCAAAGAGAAGGAAATCGATCCTAGATTGTAA
- a CDS encoding EAL domain-containing protein, with product MKQMIKRFNGNVNVGSFNIVQKLSNLGYWEFDHIRREASWSNQMFEIYGMKSDFSMTIEQFFEFVHPEDRERVNEQFHLAIESKKESVSEYRIVRQSGEVRYVVENITFIRNAENEILLTIGMIQDVTENKKIQHRLTIEEQLYKSIFENNPDAVFSLDAQGRFLSCNSVLEQVFGYTKEEIINDSFHKFVDAAALDKTIQYFEQTVKTRNPQNYDTTGITRTGQTVEFNVTNIPIIINKKLIGVYGIAKDITQQKMIEQSLTETELKYRSIVEQSIVGIFVAQKNNFVYSNDQLNKMFGYDSLIGMDIIQTIHPSDREAVVNQLTKLQEGQSLSNFCHRAIKQDGTIIHCEVHYNQVSNMGEQAIVGVVLDITDRSKAEELNQYLAYHDYLTEMPNRRMFEDQLDKQLRVSEYFKQRLAIVLIDVDRFKYVNDTLGHPIGDELLKQIAFRLMSNLRDGQTVFRLGGDEFAIIIADVKQQNEIKDMAATIIKLINEQFLIEGYELNVTASIGISQSPGDGSSVEQLMKNANAALYHAKSRGSNQSQCYSASLNVQSFKLFSLSNDLRKAQERGELFLHYMPRVHSQTMEIVGVEALLRWNHPDWGLVAPSEFIPIAEETGLIVSIGEWVLREACMQHKRWQSLGLPSVTLSVNFSVQQLLQQNILHTIDKIIEETGISQDRLEIEITESSFISNENAVTELLLELKKRKIKVSLDDFGTGYSSLYLLKRLALDTIKIDRSFIEELMTDRRNKSIIECIIQLAGELGMQVVAEGVETKEQFNYLRDQRCDEIQGYYFSRPVEPDSIVQLLSRRSCKEPALFMPSKEVLVNRRKSFRIDLKHCLLAEMTITMFKGSSVKLGSTEVFVRNIGPGGLRFIVGVKLPVNSDILLMFKTKILNQMYVLFGFIVWYNELGKDIYEYGVQFQLKEKQQDELVNTLNFLAIKQCDGMLPQTQVYVGDPILRIKELKKHN from the coding sequence ATGAAACAAATGATTAAACGTTTTAATGGCAATGTTAATGTTGGTAGTTTTAATATTGTTCAAAAGCTATCTAATTTAGGTTACTGGGAGTTTGACCATATTCGCAGAGAAGCATCCTGGTCGAATCAAATGTTCGAAATATATGGTATGAAATCTGATTTCTCGATGACGATTGAACAATTTTTTGAGTTCGTGCATCCCGAAGATCGTGAGCGCGTTAATGAGCAGTTCCACCTTGCAATTGAATCAAAAAAGGAAAGCGTTTCCGAGTACAGAATCGTTCGTCAGAGCGGTGAAGTTAGATATGTGGTGGAAAACATTACTTTCATACGGAATGCCGAAAACGAGATATTGTTGACGATAGGCATGATTCAGGATGTAACGGAAAATAAAAAAATACAGCATCGCCTCACAATCGAAGAGCAGCTTTATAAATCGATATTTGAAAACAACCCTGACGCGGTCTTTTCTTTAGACGCACAAGGGCGTTTTTTGTCATGCAATTCAGTGCTTGAGCAAGTTTTTGGATATACGAAAGAGGAAATTATTAATGATAGTTTTCATAAATTTGTAGATGCCGCAGCGCTGGATAAAACGATTCAATATTTTGAGCAAACGGTCAAGACGCGGAACCCTCAAAACTATGATACGACAGGCATTACGAGAACAGGGCAAACGGTCGAATTTAATGTGACCAATATTCCAATCATTATTAATAAAAAGCTTATCGGTGTCTACGGCATTGCCAAGGATATTACGCAGCAAAAAATGATTGAGCAATCGTTGACTGAGACCGAATTAAAATACCGCAGTATTGTCGAGCAATCCATTGTCGGTATTTTTGTCGCGCAAAAAAACAACTTCGTTTATTCAAACGATCAGCTCAATAAAATGTTTGGTTATGACTCCTTGATCGGTATGGATATTATTCAGACGATCCATCCGTCAGACCGTGAAGCCGTCGTTAATCAACTAACGAAGTTACAGGAGGGGCAGTCTTTATCTAATTTCTGCCACAGAGCCATTAAACAAGATGGGACGATTATTCATTGCGAAGTGCACTATAATCAAGTGTCAAATATGGGAGAGCAGGCAATCGTTGGAGTAGTCCTTGATATTACGGATCGGAGCAAGGCTGAGGAATTAAATCAATATTTGGCTTACCACGATTATTTAACGGAGATGCCAAATCGCAGAATGTTTGAAGACCAGCTAGATAAGCAGCTAAGGGTAAGCGAGTATTTTAAGCAGAGGCTGGCGATCGTGCTGATTGACGTGGATCGTTTCAAATATGTAAATGATACGCTGGGGCATCCAATTGGGGATGAGTTGCTGAAACAAATCGCCTTTCGATTGATGAGCAATTTACGTGATGGCCAAACCGTATTCCGGCTTGGCGGAGACGAATTTGCAATTATTATAGCTGATGTAAAGCAGCAAAACGAAATCAAGGATATGGCAGCTACTATTATTAAGCTTATCAATGAGCAATTTTTGATAGAAGGATATGAGCTGAATGTAACCGCAAGTATTGGAATCAGTCAATCGCCTGGCGATGGGAGCTCGGTGGAGCAGTTGATGAAAAATGCAAATGCGGCTCTTTATCATGCGAAGTCCAGAGGCAGCAATCAATCACAGTGCTATTCCGCTTCTTTAAATGTGCAATCATTCAAATTGTTTTCACTCAGCAATGATTTGCGTAAAGCGCAGGAAAGAGGAGAGCTATTCCTGCATTACATGCCACGCGTACATTCGCAAACGATGGAAATTGTTGGCGTCGAGGCACTGCTGCGCTGGAATCATCCGGATTGGGGATTGGTTGCTCCGTCTGAATTCATACCGATCGCAGAGGAAACGGGGCTAATTGTATCGATAGGAGAATGGGTGCTCCGCGAAGCCTGTATGCAGCATAAACGGTGGCAGAGCTTAGGCCTGCCTTCGGTTACGCTGTCGGTTAACTTTTCGGTGCAGCAGCTTCTTCAGCAAAATATATTGCATACCATCGATAAGATCATCGAGGAGACAGGAATTTCCCAAGATCGATTGGAAATTGAAATAACGGAAAGCTCCTTTATTAGCAATGAGAATGCGGTGACTGAATTGCTGCTGGAGCTGAAGAAAAGAAAAATCAAAGTATCGCTTGATGATTTTGGAACCGGCTATTCCTCTCTTTATTTGTTGAAGCGCTTGGCACTCGATACGATCAAAATTGATCGGTCATTTATCGAGGAGTTGATGACGGATCGTAGAAATAAAAGCATTATTGAATGCATTATTCAATTGGCTGGCGAACTTGGCATGCAGGTGGTGGCCGAAGGTGTTGAAACGAAGGAGCAGTTCAACTATTTACGCGATCAGCGATGCGATGAAATCCAAGGTTATTATTTCAGTCGTCCTGTAGAGCCGGACAGCATCGTACAGCTATTGAGCCGAAGATCTTGTAAAGAGCCTGCTTTATTTATGCCAAGTAAAGAAGTGCTCGTTAATCGGAGAAAAAGCTTTCGAATCGATTTGAAGCATTGTCTATTGGCAGAGATGACCATTACGATGTTCAAAGGTAGCAGTGTGAAGCTTGGGAGTACAGAGGTGTTTGTTCGAAACATCGGGCCAGGTGGGCTCCGGTTTATAGTCGGTGTGAAGCTGCCCGTTAACAGCGATATCCTCTTGATGTTTAAGACGAAAATTCTTAATCAAATGTATGTGCTATTCGGATTTATCGTCTGGTACAATGAACTGGGCAAAGACATTTATGAATATGGTGTGCAATTTCAATTAAAAGAAAAGCAGCAGGATGAGCTCGTCAATACGCTTAATTTCCTAGCCATTAAGCAGTGTGATGGCATGCTTCCTCAAACACAGGTGTATGTGGGAGATCCGATACTCCGGATTAAGGAATTGAAAAAACATAATTAA
- the speD gene encoding adenosylmethionine decarboxylase, which produces MKLTPEQRIQLHGFNNLTKSLSFNMYDVCYTRTKEERKAYIAYIDEQYNSDRLTNILETVSDIIGAHVLNIAKQDYEPQGASVTLLVSEGPVISGPNESFEESPGPLPDSVVMHLDKSHITVHTYPEYHPNEGISTFRADIDVSTCGEISPLKALNYLIHSFDTDIMTLDYRVRGFTRDINGYKLFIDHDINSIQNYIPKKESLLYDMIDVNIYQENVFHTKCKLKQFDLNNYLFGYTKDSLSTIEQEEITRRLKTEMDEIFYGKNIRS; this is translated from the coding sequence TTGAAACTTACACCGGAACAAAGAATTCAGCTGCATGGCTTTAATAATTTAACGAAGTCACTCAGCTTCAATATGTATGATGTGTGTTATACGAGAACGAAAGAAGAGCGTAAAGCATATATCGCCTATATAGACGAACAATATAATTCGGATAGGCTGACGAATATTTTGGAAACAGTATCGGATATTATTGGAGCGCATGTGCTTAATATTGCAAAGCAGGATTATGAGCCGCAGGGTGCCAGCGTTACTTTGCTCGTATCGGAAGGGCCGGTAATTAGCGGACCCAATGAGTCGTTTGAAGAATCGCCGGGTCCCTTGCCTGATTCCGTAGTGATGCATTTGGATAAAAGCCATATAACGGTTCATACGTATCCGGAGTATCATCCGAACGAAGGGATAAGCACGTTCCGCGCAGATATTGATGTATCGACCTGCGGCGAGATCTCACCGCTTAAAGCGCTGAACTATCTGATCCATTCATTTGATACCGATATTATGACACTGGATTATCGTGTGAGAGGTTTCACGCGCGACATTAATGGTTATAAACTTTTTATTGATCATGATATTAACTCGATTCAAAACTACATACCGAAGAAGGAATCTCTTTTGTATGACATGATCGACGTTAATATTTATCAAGAAAATGTGTTTCATACCAAATGCAAGCTGAAGCAATTTGATTTGAACAACTATTTATTCGGCTATACGAAGGATTCGTTGTCAACCATAGAGCAAGAGGAAATTACGAGAAGATTAAAGACCGAGATGGATGAAATCTTTTATGGAAAAAATATAAGGAGCTGA
- a CDS encoding SDR family oxidoreductase, producing MSKSSSQKNINPPQHQNRQPGIESEMKPLPIFESDSYKAAGKLKGKTAIITGGDSGIGRAVAVAFAKEGADLAIVYLNEHDDAEKTKEVVEKAGVKCLLIAGDVGEEDFCKSVIEQTIKEYGKLDILVNNAAEQHVQQKLEDITSDQLVATFRTNVFSMFYLTIVALPHLKASSSIINTASITAYKGNPTLIDYSATKGAIVSFTRALSVNLAEQGIRVNGVAPGPIWTPLIPATFDEQSVATFGSDTPMKRPGQPHELAAAYVYLACDDSSYMSGQMLHINGGEVVNG from the coding sequence ATGTCTAAATCGTCATCACAAAAAAATATTAACCCGCCGCAGCACCAAAACCGTCAACCGGGTATTGAATCCGAGATGAAGCCGCTGCCGATTTTTGAATCGGATTCATATAAAGCGGCAGGCAAGCTGAAAGGGAAGACAGCTATTATTACGGGTGGAGATAGCGGCATTGGCCGCGCTGTAGCCGTTGCTTTTGCCAAAGAGGGCGCGGATTTAGCGATCGTATATTTGAATGAGCATGACGATGCAGAGAAGACGAAGGAAGTTGTAGAGAAAGCTGGCGTGAAATGCTTGCTTATAGCTGGCGACGTCGGCGAAGAGGATTTTTGCAAAAGTGTCATCGAGCAGACGATTAAGGAGTATGGCAAGCTGGATATTTTGGTGAATAACGCGGCAGAGCAGCATGTGCAGCAGAAGCTTGAGGATATAACGTCGGATCAGCTGGTGGCTACGTTTCGAACGAATGTGTTCAGCATGTTCTATTTGACGATCGTCGCTTTGCCGCACTTGAAGGCATCCAGCTCCATCATCAATACGGCGTCTATAACGGCATACAAAGGCAATCCGACGTTAATTGATTACTCCGCTACAAAAGGAGCAATCGTTTCCTTTACGCGCGCATTGTCAGTGAATTTGGCTGAGCAAGGTATTCGCGTTAACGGTGTAGCTCCCGGACCGATCTGGACGCCGCTTATTCCAGCGACATTCGATGAACAGTCCGTAGCCACTTTTGGCTCAGATACACCGATGAAACGACCAGGACAGCCGCATGAGTTAGCAGCTGCCTACGTCTACCTAGCTTGTGATGATTCCAGTTATATGTCAGGCCAAATGCTGCATATTAACGGCGGAGAAGTTGTAAACGGGTAA
- a CDS encoding SDR family oxidoreductase has product MKPLEGKIAVVAGATRGAGRGIAVSLGEAGATVYCTGRSIRGQASDLNRAETIEETAELVTARGGVGIPVRVDHTVEVDVQALFEKINKEQNGQLDVLVNNIWGGEKLTEWGKPFWEHSLSKGLLMQERAVKAHLITSHYGAPLLVKRRKGLIIEVTDGIDYRYRGSLFYSLAKISPIHLAAAMAADLKPYDVTAVAVTPGFLRSEEMLEHFEVTEETWLDAVHGGKPDAEHFSQSETPYFVGRGIAALAASSDLLERSGQVFPSWQLSDEFGITDVDGRQPHWGNYAKLHGFL; this is encoded by the coding sequence ATGAAACCATTAGAGGGAAAAATCGCAGTCGTTGCTGGAGCTACACGAGGAGCTGGACGCGGTATTGCAGTAAGTCTTGGAGAAGCAGGAGCCACCGTTTACTGCACAGGAAGAAGCATTCGCGGCCAAGCCTCCGATTTGAACAGAGCGGAAACGATTGAAGAAACAGCCGAATTGGTCACTGCACGAGGAGGCGTGGGCATCCCGGTTAGAGTGGACCATACAGTTGAAGTGGACGTTCAGGCTTTGTTCGAGAAAATCAACAAGGAGCAAAATGGACAACTGGATGTGCTGGTCAATAACATTTGGGGAGGAGAAAAATTAACGGAATGGGGAAAGCCGTTTTGGGAGCATTCGTTAAGCAAGGGCCTGTTAATGCAAGAGCGTGCCGTAAAAGCTCATCTCATTACGAGTCATTATGGTGCTCCATTGCTGGTGAAACGGAGAAAGGGACTAATCATTGAAGTCACTGACGGAATCGATTACCGTTATCGCGGAAGTTTGTTTTATAGCCTGGCCAAAATTTCACCTATTCATCTTGCCGCGGCAATGGCAGCTGACCTTAAGCCCTATGATGTAACGGCTGTTGCTGTAACTCCCGGCTTCCTTCGCTCCGAGGAAATGCTGGAGCATTTTGAAGTAACGGAAGAAACGTGGCTTGATGCTGTGCATGGCGGCAAGCCAGACGCCGAGCATTTCAGCCAATCGGAAACGCCATATTTTGTTGGACGTGGAATCGCAGCTCTTGCAGCAAGCAGCGATTTGCTTGAAAGATCCGGACAAGTATTCCCGAGCTGGCAGCTGTCTGATGAGTTCGGCATAACCGACGTCGATGGCAGACAGCCGCACTGGGGAAATTATGCGAAGCTGCATGGTTTCTTGTAA
- a CDS encoding YafY family protein encodes MRAGRLIAILLLMQNSGKLTSKELAEKLEVSERTIIRDMESLSEAGIPVYAERGVHGGWVLSEGYRTNLTGMHADELVSVIVGSPSSLLSDLGIASHYEAAVQKILAASPAEVSKGAALMKQKIHIDGAGWHQMEELMPFLSIVQEAVWEERLLKIRYHREDGIAERIVSPLGLVAKRNVWYLIGEVNGEKRTYRISRLLDALMLEERFERPADFDLAQYWEQSMGEFKQRLPQYPAVITFHDTVLSRLSKERYVKIVKSSPSLKTSWSSARVEFQGLESACEIILSYGSRIEAVEPAELRQKVIAEAKAIYALYGDL; translated from the coding sequence ATGAGAGCGGGACGGTTAATTGCCATCCTATTATTGATGCAAAACAGCGGGAAATTGACGTCAAAAGAACTTGCGGAAAAGCTGGAGGTATCCGAGCGTACCATCATTCGTGATATGGAGTCGCTTAGTGAAGCGGGCATTCCGGTTTATGCGGAGAGGGGAGTGCACGGAGGATGGGTTTTATCCGAGGGGTATCGAACTAATCTAACGGGTATGCATGCGGATGAATTAGTGTCTGTTATCGTTGGCAGTCCATCTTCTTTGCTGAGCGATCTAGGAATTGCGAGTCATTATGAAGCGGCTGTTCAAAAAATACTGGCTGCCTCTCCTGCTGAAGTGAGCAAAGGGGCAGCTCTTATGAAGCAAAAGATTCATATTGATGGAGCGGGCTGGCATCAGATGGAAGAGTTAATGCCATTCTTGTCGATTGTGCAGGAAGCCGTTTGGGAAGAACGATTATTGAAGATTCGCTATCATCGCGAGGACGGTATCGCCGAGCGAATCGTCTCTCCGCTTGGACTCGTTGCTAAGCGCAACGTTTGGTATTTGATTGGCGAAGTGAACGGGGAGAAACGGACCTACCGAATCTCAAGATTATTGGATGCCCTTATGCTGGAGGAGCGGTTCGAACGCCCAGCAGACTTTGATCTGGCTCAGTACTGGGAACAGTCCATGGGTGAATTTAAGCAGAGACTGCCGCAATATCCTGCTGTTATTACCTTTCATGATACGGTGCTCTCTCGGCTATCCAAAGAACGATATGTGAAAATCGTAAAAAGCAGCCCTTCACTGAAAACGAGTTGGTCATCGGCGCGAGTTGAATTTCAAGGATTGGAATCGGCGTGCGAAATTATTTTAAGTTATGGTTCACGAATAGAAGCGGTTGAGCCTGCAGAGCTGCGGCAAAAAGTGATAGCTGAGGCAAAAGCTATTTATGCTTTATATGGCGATTTGTAA